The following coding sequences lie in one Rutidosis leptorrhynchoides isolate AG116_Rl617_1_P2 chromosome 4, CSIRO_AGI_Rlap_v1, whole genome shotgun sequence genomic window:
- the LOC139841850 gene encoding uncharacterized protein: MKTYLKSQGLWKVVETDEDPPALRANPTVAQLRNYEEELLKKDKALTCLHSGLADQIFISIMDLETPKAVWDKIQDTYESSDRVKAVRLLTLRREFELLKMNDDELIKDYSSRIMDVVNQIRLHGDKISDQKIVEKIMISVPQKFEAKISAIEESCDVSMLTISELTSKLQAQEQRASMRSEEKVEGAFQASFKNNKAENSRQNTYKKGNYKGTFPPCKVCQNKNHQEVDFWLKDKPDFKCNL, from the coding sequence ATGAAGACATATTTGAAATCTCAAGGTTTATGGAAGGTTGTAGAGACTGATGAAGATCCTCCAGCACTCAGAGCAAACCCAACTGTTGCTCAACTAAGAAATTATGAAGAAGAGTTGCTGAAGAAAGACAAGGCACTTACCTGTTTACATTCAGGACTTGCTGATCAAATTTTCATCTCGATAATGGACTTGGAGACACCAAAAGCTGTGTGGGATAAAATCCAAGATACCTATGAAAGTTCTGATAGAGTAAAAGCTGTCAGATTATTGACTCTCAGAAGAGAGTTTGAATTGTtgaagatgaatgatgatgaactcATAAAAGATTATTCATCACGAATAATGGATGTTGTAAATCAGATTAGACTTCATGGTGATAAAATTTCAGACCAGAAAATAGTGGAGAAAATAATGATAAGTGTTCCTCAAAAGTTTGAAGCCAAAATTTCTGCAATAGAAGAATCTTGTGATGTTAGTATGCTTACGATTTCTGAACTAACCAGTAAGCTTCAAGCACAGGAACAGAGGGCCTCTATGAGATCTGAAGAAAAGGTTGAAGGTGCTTTTCAAGCATCTTTCAAAAATAACAAGGCTGAGAATTCAAGACAAAACACGTACAAGAAAGGAAATTACAAAGGTACATTCCCTCCGTGTAAAGTTTGTCAAAATAAAAATCATCAAGAAGTTGATTTTTGGCTCAAAGATAAACCAGACTTTAAGTgcaatttgtga